A part of Microbacterium atlanticum genomic DNA contains:
- the ilvC gene encoding ketol-acid reductoisomerase encodes MAEIFYDADADLSIVQGKKVAIVGYGSQGHAHAQNLRDSGVEVVIALKEGSKSTEKAQDEGFEVKSVADAAEWADLIMILAPDQHQRSIYNESIKEKLTPGKTLAFAHGFNIRFGYIEAPEGVDVILVAPKAPGHTVRREYVAGRGIPDIIAVERDASGTAWATALSYAKAIGGTRAGVIKTTFTEETETDLFGEQAVLCGGVSQLVQYGFETLTEAGYQPQIAYFEVLHELKLIVDLMWEGGIAKQRWSVSDTAEYGDYVSGPRVIDPHVKENMQAVLADIQSGAFAKRFIDDQDNGAKEFLELREKAAAHPIEAVGKDLRSLFAWKQQDADYVEGSAAR; translated from the coding sequence ATGGCTGAGATCTTCTACGACGCCGATGCCGACCTGAGCATCGTCCAGGGCAAGAAGGTGGCGATCGTGGGCTACGGCTCGCAGGGCCACGCCCACGCCCAGAACCTTCGCGACTCCGGCGTCGAGGTCGTCATCGCGCTCAAGGAGGGCTCGAAGTCCACCGAGAAGGCGCAGGACGAGGGCTTCGAGGTCAAGTCGGTCGCCGACGCGGCCGAGTGGGCCGACCTCATCATGATCCTCGCGCCCGACCAGCACCAGCGCTCGATCTACAACGAGAGCATCAAGGAGAAGCTGACCCCGGGCAAGACCCTCGCGTTCGCGCACGGCTTCAACATCCGCTTCGGCTACATCGAGGCTCCCGAGGGCGTCGACGTGATCCTCGTCGCCCCGAAGGCGCCCGGACACACGGTGCGCCGCGAGTACGTCGCCGGCCGCGGCATCCCCGACATCATCGCGGTGGAGCGGGATGCCTCCGGCACGGCGTGGGCGACCGCGCTGTCGTATGCGAAGGCCATCGGCGGCACGCGGGCCGGCGTCATCAAGACCACATTCACCGAGGAGACCGAGACGGACCTCTTCGGCGAGCAGGCGGTGCTCTGCGGCGGTGTCTCGCAGCTCGTGCAGTACGGCTTCGAGACCCTCACCGAGGCCGGCTACCAGCCGCAGATCGCCTACTTCGAGGTGCTGCACGAGCTGAAGCTCATCGTGGACCTCATGTGGGAGGGCGGCATCGCCAAGCAGCGCTGGTCGGTCTCGGACACCGCCGAGTACGGCGACTACGTCTCGGGCCCCCGCGTCATCGACCCGCACGTCAAGGAGAACATGCAGGCCGTGCTCGCCGACATCCAGTCGGGCGCGTTCGCGAAGCGCTTCATCGACGATCAGGACAACGGCGCGAAGGAGTTCCTCGAGCTGCGCGAGAAGGCGGCCGCGCACCCGATCGAGGCGGTCGGCAAGGACCTCCGTTCGCTCTTCGCGTGGAAGCAGCAGGACGCCGACTATGTCGAGGGCAGCGCGGCGCGCTAG
- a CDS encoding bacitracin resistance protein, with protein MSENATDAAVPPARPSATPTWLVAVICGIAGLFYAYAVWNAIGNLVATLQVFGDAGLTLNGLGWFIWIFAAVFPLLVWGAAFAIGYRRAAHELLLVMITGLALVAVFWLNVVAYTTLNSASFLG; from the coding sequence GTGAGCGAGAACGCGACGGATGCCGCGGTCCCGCCGGCGCGCCCGAGTGCGACCCCGACGTGGCTCGTCGCGGTCATCTGCGGCATAGCCGGGCTCTTCTACGCCTACGCGGTGTGGAACGCCATCGGAAACCTGGTGGCGACGCTCCAGGTCTTCGGCGACGCCGGGCTGACCCTCAACGGGCTGGGCTGGTTCATCTGGATCTTCGCGGCGGTCTTCCCGCTGCTCGTCTGGGGGGCCGCGTTCGCGATCGGGTACCGGCGGGCCGCGCACGAGCTGCTGCTCGTCATGATCACCGGCCTGGCACTGGTGGCCGTCTTCTGGCTGAACGTCGTGGCCTACACCACGCTCAACTCGGCGTCGTTCCTCGGGTGA
- a CDS encoding copper homeostasis protein CutC, whose protein sequence is MRDAGPVEIAVQDPAGARIALRGGATRLELCQALDVGGLTPSLGTLEAVLAAVDPSTVNVLVRPRAGGFVYDAEEVAIVEADIRTCVARGAGGVVVGALTVAGALDVDTLRRWRDASGPATLVFHRAIDASADPAAVFDALVTEGVDRVLTSGAASRAVDGLPLLAAFAARSGSVEVMAGGGVQPADIPALFAAGVDAVHLSARARAGRDAAAGPGGGSPGHDVTDGRTVAEAVAAAGITLDG, encoded by the coding sequence ATGCGTGACGCAGGACCCGTCGAGATCGCCGTGCAGGACCCCGCCGGCGCCCGGATCGCTCTGCGAGGCGGCGCCACCCGCCTGGAGCTCTGCCAGGCGCTGGACGTGGGCGGACTCACCCCGTCCCTCGGCACCCTGGAGGCGGTGCTCGCCGCCGTCGATCCCTCGACCGTCAACGTCCTCGTGCGGCCGAGGGCCGGCGGCTTCGTGTACGACGCGGAGGAGGTCGCCATCGTCGAGGCCGACATCCGCACCTGCGTCGCGCGCGGCGCGGGAGGGGTCGTGGTCGGGGCTCTCACCGTTGCCGGCGCGCTCGACGTCGACACGCTGCGCCGGTGGCGGGATGCCTCGGGGCCGGCCACGCTCGTCTTCCACCGCGCCATCGACGCGTCGGCCGATCCGGCTGCCGTCTTCGATGCGCTGGTGACGGAGGGTGTCGACCGGGTGCTCACCTCGGGTGCTGCATCCCGCGCGGTGGACGGACTCCCGCTCCTCGCCGCGTTCGCGGCTCGATCGGGATCCGTCGAGGTCATGGCCGGCGGCGGCGTCCAGCCCGCCGACATCCCGGCGCTCTTCGCCGCCGGCGTCGACGCCGTGCACCTCTCCGCACGGGCGCGAGCCGGCCGGGACGCCGCTGCCGGCCCCGGCGGCGGCTCACCGGGGCACGACGTCACCGACGGGCGCACCGTCGCCGAGGCGGTCGCCGCGGCCGGCATTACGCTGGACGGGTGA
- the ilvD gene encoding dihydroxy-acid dehydratase encodes MALPDSRPVNSVDIKPRSRVVTDGIEATTSRGMLRAVGMGDADWDKPQIGIASSWNEITPCNLSLDRLAQGAKEGVHAGGGYPLQFGTISVSDGISMGHEGMHFSLVSREVIADSVETVIMAERLDGSVLLAGCDKSIPGMLMASARLDLSSVFLYAGSIAPGWVKLSDGTEKDVTIIDSFEAVGACLAGKMSESDLKRIECAIAPGEGACGGMYTANTMASVAEALGLSLPGSAAPPSADRRRDYFAHRSGEAVVNLLRQGITTRDILTKEAFENAIALAMALGGSTNVVLHLLAIAREADVELSLHDFNRIGDRVPHVADMKPFGQYVMNDVDRHGGIPVIMKAMLDEGLLHGDALTVTGKTLAENLADLAPDPVDGTVIHRFDDPIHEKGGITILHGTIAPEGAVVKSAGFDGNVFEGPARVFERERAAMDALEAGEIVAGDVVVIRYEGPKGGPGMREMLAITAAIKGAGLGKDVLLLTDGRFSGGTTGLCIGHIAPEAVDAGPIAFVRDGDLIRVDIAARTLDLLVDEAELSSRRSGWEPLPPRYTRGVLAKYSRLVRSAAEGATTG; translated from the coding sequence ATGGCCCTGCCCGATTCGCGCCCTGTCAACTCCGTCGACATCAAGCCCCGCAGTCGCGTGGTCACAGACGGCATAGAGGCCACGACCTCGCGCGGCATGCTCCGCGCGGTCGGAATGGGCGACGCGGATTGGGACAAGCCCCAGATCGGCATCGCGTCCAGCTGGAACGAGATCACGCCGTGCAACCTGAGCCTGGACCGGCTCGCGCAGGGGGCCAAGGAGGGAGTGCACGCGGGAGGCGGCTACCCGCTGCAGTTCGGCACCATCTCGGTCTCGGACGGCATCTCGATGGGCCATGAGGGCATGCACTTCTCGCTGGTCTCCCGCGAGGTCATCGCCGACTCGGTCGAGACCGTCATCATGGCCGAGCGCCTGGACGGCTCGGTGCTGCTGGCGGGCTGTGACAAGTCGATCCCGGGCATGCTCATGGCCTCGGCCCGCCTCGATCTCTCCAGCGTCTTCCTGTACGCCGGCTCGATCGCCCCGGGCTGGGTGAAGCTCTCCGACGGCACCGAGAAGGACGTCACGATCATCGACTCGTTCGAAGCCGTGGGTGCGTGCCTGGCCGGCAAGATGAGCGAGTCCGACCTCAAGCGCATCGAGTGCGCGATCGCGCCCGGCGAAGGCGCCTGCGGTGGCATGTACACCGCGAACACGATGGCGTCGGTCGCCGAGGCCCTCGGCCTCAGCCTCCCGGGCTCGGCCGCGCCGCCCTCCGCAGACCGCCGCCGCGACTACTTCGCCCACCGGTCGGGCGAGGCCGTGGTGAACCTGCTCCGCCAGGGCATCACCACGCGCGACATCCTCACCAAGGAGGCGTTCGAGAACGCCATCGCCCTGGCGATGGCACTGGGAGGCTCGACCAACGTGGTCCTGCACCTCCTGGCGATCGCGCGGGAGGCCGACGTCGAGCTGAGCCTCCACGACTTCAACCGCATCGGCGACAGGGTCCCGCACGTGGCCGACATGAAGCCGTTCGGTCAGTACGTCATGAACGACGTCGACCGTCACGGCGGCATCCCGGTCATCATGAAGGCGATGCTCGACGAGGGTCTGCTCCACGGTGACGCGCTGACCGTGACCGGCAAGACGCTGGCCGAGAACCTCGCCGACCTCGCCCCCGACCCCGTCGACGGGACCGTCATCCACCGCTTCGACGACCCGATCCACGAGAAGGGCGGCATCACCATCCTGCACGGCACGATCGCACCCGAGGGCGCGGTGGTGAAGTCGGCCGGCTTCGACGGCAACGTGTTCGAGGGGCCCGCGCGCGTGTTCGAGCGCGAGCGCGCCGCGATGGACGCGCTCGAGGCCGGAGAGATCGTCGCCGGCGACGTCGTGGTGATCCGCTACGAGGGTCCCAAGGGGGGCCCGGGCATGCGCGAGATGCTCGCCATCACGGCCGCCATCAAGGGCGCTGGCCTCGGAAAAGATGTACTACTCTTGACGGACGGACGATTCTCAGGCGGCACAACCGGCCTGTGCATCGGCCACATAGCACCCGAAGCGGTGGACGCTGGTCCCATCGCCTTCGTGCGCGATGGTGATCTGATACGGGTCGATATCGCGGCTCGCACTCTCGACCTACTCGTCGATGAGGCCGAGCTGAGCTCCCGCCGCTCCGGCTGGGAGCCGCTTCCTCCGCGCTATACCCGTGGCGTCCTTGCCAAGTACTCCCGACTCGTGCGCTCCGCTGCGGAGGGCGCGACCACCGGTTGA
- the otsB gene encoding trehalose-phosphatase has product MTATDDRARAEIERVAASARLLVALDFDGTLSPLEDEPMDARMLPAARDAVAALVAAPRTVVAFVSGRSLVDLRVIAEHDDSSLVLLAGSHGAEYWIPGEGLSRHAEDETDVALRDMLRAHAEEATAHLEGVWIEPKTFGFGVHTRRAAPAAAAEANRLVDRIVAEEAPQWRRRTGHNIVEYAFRHEGKDSAIAELRERTGATAVLFAGDDVTDEDALASLGPADLGVRVGDGETAATVRVPDIAGLAALLALLAQARAGHRG; this is encoded by the coding sequence ATGACCGCGACCGACGACCGGGCGCGCGCCGAGATCGAGCGTGTCGCGGCATCCGCTCGGCTCCTGGTCGCCCTCGACTTCGACGGCACCCTCTCGCCTCTCGAGGACGAGCCGATGGACGCGCGGATGCTGCCTGCCGCGCGCGATGCGGTGGCCGCTCTGGTGGCTGCGCCCCGGACAGTGGTGGCGTTCGTGTCGGGACGCAGCCTCGTCGACCTCCGCGTGATCGCCGAGCACGACGACTCTTCGCTCGTGCTGCTGGCGGGGTCCCACGGCGCGGAGTACTGGATCCCCGGCGAGGGTCTCTCGCGCCATGCGGAGGACGAGACGGATGTCGCACTCCGCGACATGCTCCGCGCCCACGCCGAGGAGGCCACCGCGCACCTGGAGGGCGTGTGGATCGAGCCGAAGACGTTCGGATTCGGCGTGCACACCAGGCGCGCGGCACCCGCCGCGGCAGCGGAGGCGAACCGGCTCGTCGACCGGATCGTCGCGGAGGAGGCACCCCAGTGGCGCCGGCGCACCGGTCACAACATCGTCGAGTACGCCTTTCGGCACGAGGGTAAGGACTCCGCGATCGCCGAGCTGCGCGAGCGCACCGGCGCCACCGCCGTGCTCTTCGCCGGCGACGACGTCACCGACGAAGACGCGCTGGCGAGCCTCGGCCCCGCCGACCTCGGAGTGCGCGTGGGCGACGGCGAGACCGCCGCGACGGTACGGGTGCCCGACATCGCGGGTCTCGCCGCACTCCTCGCACTGCTCGCGCAGGCGCGCGCGGGCCATCGCGGGTGA
- the serA gene encoding phosphoglycerate dehydrogenase, translated as MPKPVVLIAEELSPATIDALGPDFDVRYVDGTDRPALLSALADANAVLIRSATKIDAEAIAAAPVLKVVARAGVGLDNVDIKTATTAGVMVVNAPTSNIISAAELTVGHILSLARRIPAAHASLAAGQWKRSAYTGTELFEKTVGIIGLGRIGALIAARLQAFGVSIVAYDPYVTPTRAQQLGVQLLDLDELLAQSDFVTIHMPKTPETTGMIGAEQFRLMKKTAFVVNVARGGLIDEEALYTALTDGEIAGAGLDVFTSEPPAADGTAFPLLSLPNVVVTPHLGASTDEAQEKAGVSVAKSVKLALEGDLVPDAVNVAGGIIDPFVRPGISLVEQLGQFFTGLAHSALTSLDIEVRGELAAYDVSVYRLAALKGILANVVSENVSYVNAPLFAEQRGIETRLIVEPESPLYRNITILRGTLADGSVLTVSGTLAGTRMVPKVVGINGYEIEVPIERHHLVMRYADRPGIVAIYGQKLGNAGINIAGLQVAQADASGRALSVLTVDSPVPEELLDDMREAVGADLFRRIEVTED; from the coding sequence GTGCCGAAGCCTGTCGTCCTCATCGCCGAAGAGCTCTCTCCCGCCACGATCGACGCCCTGGGTCCTGACTTCGACGTGCGCTACGTCGACGGCACCGACCGGCCGGCGCTGCTGTCGGCACTCGCCGACGCCAACGCGGTGCTCATCCGCTCGGCCACGAAGATCGACGCGGAGGCGATCGCCGCGGCTCCCGTCCTGAAGGTCGTCGCCCGCGCGGGCGTCGGCCTCGACAACGTCGACATCAAGACGGCCACTACTGCCGGAGTCATGGTGGTCAACGCCCCGACGTCGAACATCATCTCGGCCGCCGAGCTGACCGTGGGCCACATCCTCAGCCTCGCCCGCCGCATCCCCGCCGCACATGCCTCGCTCGCCGCCGGCCAGTGGAAGCGCAGCGCGTACACCGGCACCGAGCTCTTCGAGAAGACGGTCGGCATCATCGGGCTCGGCCGGATCGGCGCCCTCATCGCCGCGCGCCTGCAGGCTTTCGGCGTCTCCATCGTCGCCTACGACCCCTACGTCACGCCGACGCGGGCGCAGCAGCTGGGCGTTCAGCTGCTCGATCTGGACGAGCTGCTCGCCCAGAGCGACTTCGTCACGATCCACATGCCGAAGACGCCCGAGACGACGGGCATGATCGGCGCGGAGCAGTTCCGCCTCATGAAGAAGACCGCTTTCGTCGTCAACGTGGCCCGTGGCGGCCTCATCGACGAGGAGGCCCTCTACACGGCACTGACCGACGGCGAGATCGCCGGTGCGGGCCTCGACGTGTTCACGAGCGAGCCGCCTGCTGCCGACGGCACCGCCTTCCCGCTCCTGAGCCTTCCCAACGTCGTCGTCACTCCGCACCTCGGCGCGTCGACCGACGAGGCGCAGGAGAAGGCGGGCGTCTCGGTCGCGAAGTCGGTCAAGCTCGCCCTCGAGGGAGACCTCGTGCCCGACGCCGTGAACGTCGCCGGGGGCATCATCGACCCCTTCGTCCGTCCCGGGATCTCGCTGGTGGAGCAGCTCGGCCAGTTCTTCACCGGGCTGGCCCACAGCGCCCTGACGAGCCTCGACATCGAGGTGCGCGGAGAGCTGGCGGCGTACGACGTGAGCGTCTACCGCCTCGCCGCGCTCAAGGGCATCCTGGCCAACGTCGTCAGCGAGAACGTGTCGTACGTGAACGCGCCGCTGTTCGCCGAGCAGCGCGGCATCGAGACGCGTCTGATCGTGGAGCCGGAGAGCCCGCTCTATCGCAACATCACCATCCTCCGAGGCACGCTCGCCGACGGCTCGGTGCTCACCGTCTCGGGCACTCTCGCCGGGACCCGAATGGTGCCCAAGGTGGTCGGCATCAACGGCTACGAGATCGAGGTGCCGATCGAGCGCCACCACCTCGTGATGCGCTACGCCGACCGCCCCGGAATCGTCGCGATCTACGGTCAGAAGCTCGGCAACGCGGGCATCAACATCGCAGGGCTTCAGGTCGCGCAGGCGGATGCCAGCGGCCGTGCGCTCTCCGTGCTGACGGTCGACTCACCCGTTCCGGAAGAGCTGCTCGACGACATGCGCGAGGCGGTCGGCGCCGACCTGTTCCGTCGCATCGAGGTCACCGAGGACTGA
- a CDS encoding TetR/AcrR family transcriptional regulator has translation MSRPPLAREKVVDAFEQILIDEGERAATMDATARAAGVSKGGLLYHFATKDALEAAIIDRLHELVAEDVAAMTAAPEGPIAYFLRSSAMENDPLDRAVLATSRLAQGGNAAATDALRGIRDQWADALRSHTKDATALDLVMLVSDGLYFNNALAGGSIPGPVPRGAAMDALVEVVERAVRR, from the coding sequence ATGAGCCGCCCACCCCTCGCCCGCGAGAAGGTGGTGGACGCCTTCGAGCAGATCCTCATCGACGAAGGAGAGCGCGCGGCGACGATGGACGCGACGGCGCGGGCCGCGGGCGTCTCCAAGGGCGGCCTGCTCTACCACTTCGCCACGAAGGACGCGCTCGAGGCGGCGATCATCGACAGACTCCACGAACTCGTCGCCGAGGACGTCGCGGCCATGACGGCGGCACCCGAAGGGCCGATCGCCTACTTCCTGCGCTCGTCGGCGATGGAGAACGACCCCCTCGACCGCGCCGTCCTCGCGACGTCGCGCCTTGCTCAGGGCGGCAACGCGGCGGCGACCGATGCGCTCCGGGGTATCCGCGACCAGTGGGCGGACGCGCTGCGATCGCACACGAAGGACGCCACCGCCCTCGATCTGGTCATGCTCGTCAGTGACGGTCTGTACTTCAACAACGCCCTCGCGGGCGGATCGATCCCCGGCCCGGTCCCCCGCGGCGCCGCGATGGACGCCCTCGTCGAGGTGGTCGAACGCGCGGTCCGCCGCTGA
- the ilvN gene encoding acetolactate synthase small subunit gives MSSHVLSLLVEDKPGLLTRVAGLFARRGFNIESLAVGVTEVPGLSRITVVVDVDELPLEQVTKQLNKLINVIKIVELDPVTSVQREHMLVKVRADNQTRSNVLEVVNLFRAQIVDYAPDALVVEVTGDKGKIEAFLRALEPFGIKELAQSGLLAIGRGGKSITERVLRG, from the coding sequence ATGTCCAGTCACGTGCTGAGCCTCCTGGTGGAGGACAAACCCGGTCTGCTGACGCGCGTCGCGGGTCTGTTCGCGCGGCGCGGCTTCAACATCGAGTCGCTCGCCGTGGGCGTCACCGAGGTTCCCGGGCTCTCGCGCATCACCGTCGTCGTCGACGTGGACGAGCTGCCCCTCGAGCAGGTCACCAAGCAGCTCAACAAGCTCATCAACGTCATCAAGATCGTCGAGCTCGACCCCGTGACATCTGTGCAGCGCGAGCACATGCTCGTGAAGGTGCGCGCCGACAACCAGACACGCTCCAACGTGCTCGAGGTGGTGAACCTGTTCCGCGCCCAGATCGTCGACTACGCGCCGGATGCGCTGGTGGTCGAGGTGACCGGCGACAAGGGCAAGATCGAGGCCTTCCTGCGCGCGCTCGAGCCCTTCGGCATCAAGGAGCTGGCTCAGTCCGGTCTCCTCGCCATCGGCCGCGGCGGCAAGAGCATCACCGAGCGCGTGCTGCGCGGCTGA
- a CDS encoding DNA polymerase III subunit gamma/tau: protein MTTGRDDDALTWDGDDDPTLHLGADRTPQTDAGSADRADAPASTAALPDGYTAVGKGSEAVEVTPAPARTPDRDGAVAVAERAPMGNGALVALGVIGGIYALYAIGWLIGGLRLQGRAQYLVFDVMYQGSLWLAVLAPLLWFGATFLLTRGRRPWVRFVWLAAGVVLLLPWPFVMMGAVGQ, encoded by the coding sequence GTGACCACCGGACGCGACGACGACGCCCTCACCTGGGACGGCGACGACGACCCGACCCTCCATCTCGGCGCCGACCGCACCCCGCAGACCGACGCCGGTTCCGCAGACCGGGCCGACGCCCCAGCATCGACGGCTGCCCTGCCCGACGGCTACACCGCGGTCGGCAAGGGGAGCGAGGCCGTCGAGGTCACGCCCGCACCCGCACGGACCCCCGACCGCGACGGCGCCGTCGCCGTCGCCGAGCGTGCGCCGATGGGCAACGGCGCGCTGGTGGCGCTCGGGGTGATCGGCGGGATCTACGCGCTCTACGCGATCGGCTGGCTCATCGGCGGGCTGCGGCTGCAGGGCCGCGCGCAGTATCTCGTGTTCGACGTCATGTACCAGGGCAGCCTGTGGCTGGCCGTCCTCGCGCCGCTGCTCTGGTTCGGGGCGACCTTCCTCCTCACCCGGGGTCGCCGACCCTGGGTCAGATTCGTCTGGCTGGCGGCGGGGGTCGTCCTCCTGCTGCCGTGGCCGTTCGTGATGATGGGGGCGGTCGGGCAGTGA
- a CDS encoding acetolactate synthase large subunit — protein MSLDTAAVPRPPARTASTPVLTGAEAVVRSLDLLGVTDVFGLPGGAIMPVYDPLMDDESVRHILVRHEQGAGHAAEGYAAASGRVGVAIATSGPGATNLVTAIADAYMDSVPIVCITGQVFSTLMGTDAFQEADIVGITMPITKHSFLVKRAEDIPGALAAAFEIASTGRPGPVLVDITKDAQQAETPFVWPPKIDLPGYRPVTKAHGKQIQAAAQLIAEAKKPVLYVGGGVIRARASEELRTLAEATGAPVVTTLMARGAFPDSHQQHLGMPGMHGTVPAVLALQESDLIVALGARFDDRVTGKAALFAPHAKVVHVDIDPAEISKIRTADVPIVGDLKEVLVDLHTAFQSAGKGAKPDIAEWWSFLDGLRDEFPLGYTQPTDGLMSPQYVIQRIGELTGPEGIYAAGVGQHQMWAAQFIKYERPNAWLNSGGAGTMGYSVPAAMGAKIAEPDRVVWAIDGDGCFQMTNQELATCTINNIPIKVAIINNSSLGMVRQWQTLFFDGRHSHTDLNTGHGTVRIPDFVTLAEAYGCLAIRVEKEEDVDAAIKKALETNDRPVVIDFVVSADAMVWPMVPQGVSNSYVQYARDHSPAFAEQED, from the coding sequence ATGTCACTCGACACCGCTGCCGTTCCCCGGCCGCCGGCCCGCACCGCCTCGACGCCCGTGCTCACGGGCGCGGAAGCGGTCGTCCGCTCCCTCGACCTGCTGGGGGTGACCGACGTGTTCGGCCTCCCCGGCGGCGCGATCATGCCCGTCTACGACCCCCTCATGGACGACGAGTCGGTCCGCCACATCCTCGTCCGTCACGAGCAGGGCGCCGGTCACGCCGCCGAAGGCTATGCCGCAGCCTCCGGTCGCGTCGGCGTCGCCATCGCGACCTCGGGCCCCGGCGCGACCAATCTCGTCACCGCCATCGCCGACGCGTACATGGACTCGGTGCCGATCGTCTGCATCACCGGGCAGGTCTTCTCGACCCTGATGGGGACGGATGCCTTCCAGGAGGCCGACATCGTGGGTATCACGATGCCCATCACCAAGCACTCGTTCCTGGTCAAGCGCGCCGAGGACATTCCCGGCGCCCTCGCCGCCGCCTTCGAGATCGCATCGACCGGCCGCCCCGGACCCGTGCTCGTGGACATCACCAAGGATGCCCAGCAGGCAGAGACGCCGTTCGTGTGGCCGCCGAAGATCGACCTGCCCGGCTACCGTCCGGTGACCAAGGCGCACGGCAAGCAGATCCAGGCGGCGGCGCAGCTGATCGCCGAGGCCAAGAAGCCGGTGCTGTATGTCGGGGGCGGCGTGATCCGCGCCCGGGCGTCGGAGGAGCTGCGCACGCTGGCGGAGGCCACCGGCGCTCCCGTCGTGACGACGCTCATGGCGCGCGGAGCGTTCCCCGATTCACACCAGCAGCACCTCGGCATGCCGGGCATGCACGGCACCGTTCCCGCCGTCCTCGCGCTGCAGGAGTCCGACCTCATCGTGGCGCTCGGCGCCCGGTTCGACGACCGCGTCACCGGCAAAGCGGCGCTCTTCGCGCCGCACGCCAAGGTCGTGCACGTCGACATCGACCCGGCGGAGATCTCCAAGATCCGCACCGCGGACGTGCCGATCGTGGGCGACCTGAAGGAGGTGCTCGTCGACCTGCACACCGCTTTCCAGTCCGCCGGCAAGGGTGCCAAGCCCGACATCGCCGAGTGGTGGTCGTTCCTCGACGGGCTGCGGGACGAGTTCCCTCTCGGCTACACGCAGCCCACCGACGGCCTCATGTCGCCGCAGTACGTCATCCAGCGGATCGGCGAGCTCACCGGACCCGAGGGCATCTACGCCGCAGGCGTGGGCCAGCACCAGATGTGGGCGGCGCAGTTCATCAAGTACGAGCGCCCCAACGCCTGGCTCAACTCGGGCGGCGCGGGCACCATGGGCTACTCCGTCCCCGCGGCGATGGGGGCCAAGATCGCCGAGCCCGACCGCGTCGTGTGGGCGATCGACGGCGACGGCTGCTTCCAGATGACCAATCAGGAGCTCGCCACCTGCACGATCAACAACATCCCGATCAAGGTCGCGATCATCAACAACTCGTCGCTGGGCATGGTCCGTCAGTGGCAGACGCTGTTCTTCGACGGCCGTCACTCGCACACCGACCTCAACACCGGGCACGGCACCGTCCGCATCCCCGACTTCGTGACGCTGGCCGAGGCCTACGGCTGCCTCGCGATCCGGGTGGAGAAGGAGGAGGACGTGGATGCCGCGATCAAGAAGGCGCTCGAGACCAACGACCGTCCGGTGGTCATCGACTTCGTGGTGAGCGCTGACGCGATGGTGTGGCCGATGGTCCCGCAGGGCGTCAGCAACAGCTACGTGCAGTACGCGCGCGATCACTCGCCCGCCTTCGCAGAGCAGGAGGACTGA